From the Thermus brockianus genome, the window ACGGCGGTGACCCGTGTTCCCACGGGCCGGGTTCCCCCATTCGGACATCCAGGGATCTACGCCCGCTACCGGCTCCCCCTGGCTTATCGCAGGTAGCCACGTCCTTCATCGGCTCGGGTGCCAAGGCATCCACCGTGGGCCCTTAGCATCTTGACCCTCAAAGGCCACGCTCCCGCATGGCCTCACATCCTCAACCATCCACCCCAGCTTTCAAGATCCCCCGCCGCCTACCAGGCAGCGCAAAGAAAAGACTACCAAGACCCCTGGAACGTGTCAAGTACCCCCACCCCCTGGGCCCCAAAAACCCGGGGTAGCGGGACAGGAGCCCAAGCCGGTAGCCTTTAGGCATGGTGCCCCGCTACCAGACCCCGGAGATGGCGGCCCTTTGGTCCGAGGAAAACCGCTACCGCATGTGGGCCCTGGTGGAGGCTTACGCCCTCGAGGCCTGGGAGGCCCTGGGCCAGGTGCCCCGGGGCCTTGCGGCGAGGCTTCTCCAAACCCTGGAGGAAAAACCCCTCACCGAAGCCTTCGCCCAAAGGGTGGCGGAGATAGAGGAAACCACCCGCCACGACCTGGTGGCCTTCACCCGGGCCCTGGTGGAGTGGACCGGGGACGAGGAGGTGGGGCGCTACCTCCACCTGGGCCTCACCAGCTCGGACATCGTGGACACGGCGCAAAACGCCCTTTTGGTACGGGCTTTGGACCTCATCCTGGAGGCGCTTAAGGGGGTGCAGGAGGCCCTCAAGGCCCTCGCCCTCCGCTACAAGCACACCCCCGCCATCGCCCGCACCCACGGGGTCCACGCCGAGCCCACGAGCTTCGGCCTCCGCTTCCTCTCCTTCTACGCCGCCTTCCTTAGGGACGAGGAACGGCTTCAAAGGGCCAGGGAAACCATGGGCGTGGCCATGCTCTCGGGTTCCGTGGGCAACTACGCCCACGTCCCCCCCGAGGTGGAGGCCCACGTGGCCAAGCGCCTTGGCCTCAAGGTGGAGCCCATCTCCACCCAGGTGGTGCCCCGGGACCGGCATGCGGAGGTCCTCGCCGCCCTGGCCATCCTGGGGGGCAACCTGGAGCGGGTGGCGGTGGAGCTAAGGCACCTCCAGCGCACGGAGGTCCTCGAGGCCCAAGAGCCCTTCCGCGAGGGCCAGACGGGAAGCTCCTCCATGCCCCACAAGAAAAACCCCGTAGGCCTGGAAAACCTCACGGGAATGGCCCGGCTCCTTAGGGGCTATTTGCACCCCGCCCTGGAGAACATCGCCCTCTGGCACGAGCGGGACATCTCCCACTCCTCAGTGGAAAGGGTCATCCTCCCCGACGCCACCACCGCCCTCCACTACGCCTTAAGGCGGCTTAAGGGCATCCTGGAGGGGCTCAAGGTCTTTGAGGGAAACCTCCAGCGGAACCTGGACCTCACCCGGGGCCTCGTCTATTCCCAGCAGGTGCTAAACGCCCTCATCGCCGAAGGCCTGCCCCGGGAAAGGGCCTACGCCCTGGTGCAACGGAACGCCTTGAGGAGTTGGGAAGAAGGGAAAAGCTTCCTAGAGCTTTTGGAAGCCGACCCGGAAAACCCCCTCAAGGGGGAAAGGCTAAGGGCGCTTTTTGACCCCAGGGCCTTCCTCCGCCACGTGGACGCCATCTACGCCCGCTTTGGGCTTTAGAATGGGGGAAAGGGCCTTTGGGCCATAAGGAGGGGCATG encodes:
- the purB gene encoding adenylosuccinate lyase, with amino-acid sequence MVPRYQTPEMAALWSEENRYRMWALVEAYALEAWEALGQVPRGLAARLLQTLEEKPLTEAFAQRVAEIEETTRHDLVAFTRALVEWTGDEEVGRYLHLGLTSSDIVDTAQNALLVRALDLILEALKGVQEALKALALRYKHTPAIARTHGVHAEPTSFGLRFLSFYAAFLRDEERLQRARETMGVAMLSGSVGNYAHVPPEVEAHVAKRLGLKVEPISTQVVPRDRHAEVLAALAILGGNLERVAVELRHLQRTEVLEAQEPFREGQTGSSSMPHKKNPVGLENLTGMARLLRGYLHPALENIALWHERDISHSSVERVILPDATTALHYALRRLKGILEGLKVFEGNLQRNLDLTRGLVYSQQVLNALIAEGLPRERAYALVQRNALRSWEEGKSFLELLEADPENPLKGERLRALFDPRAFLRHVDAIYARFGL